In Zea mays cultivar B73 chromosome 7, Zm-B73-REFERENCE-NAM-5.0, whole genome shotgun sequence, the following proteins share a genomic window:
- the LOC118473000 gene encoding uncharacterized protein, which translates to MTGDARAIAAAGCHRGLAWPGHLELPPAQPTPWLCARSTRDGSAGPAALGRRRRAPARKGRSPFPVRSKEEDDGPICKFQNSRGDREMMIEPVMWCQPQDAVVDDLKNGLN; encoded by the exons ATGACCGGCGATGCCCGCGCCATCGCCGCAGCAGGCTGCCACCGTGGGCTCGCGTGGCCAGGCCACCTGGAGCTGCCGCCGGCCCAGCCAACTCCTTGGCTATGCGCGCGCTCCACCAGGGACGGCTCGGCTGGCCCCGCCGCGCTCGGCCGACGCCGGCGAGCCCCGGCCAGGAAAGGCCGATCCCCTTTCCCTGTACGTTCCAAGGAAGAAGACGATGGACCAATCTGCAAATTCCAGAACAGCAGGGGG gaccgagagatgatgatcgagccagtgatgtggtgccaaccacaagatgccgtGGTGGACGACTTGAAGAATGGACTTAactag
- the LOC100278368 gene encoding uncharacterized protein LOC100278368: protein MTGDARAIAAAGCHRGLAWPGHLELPPAQPTPWLCARSTRDGSAGPAALGRRRRAPARKGRSPFPVRSKEEDDGPICKFQNSRGVSEGFVTLVNSAERAYVLMCRHVCFRDLGESLLFPFSVLYLRFCAEV, encoded by the coding sequence ATGACCGGCGATGCCCGCGCCATCGCCGCAGCAGGCTGCCACCGCGGGCTCGCGTGGCCAGGCCACCTGGAGCTGCCGCCGGCCCAGCCAACTCCTTGGCTGTGCGCGCGCTCCACCAGGGACGGCTCGGCTGGCCCCGCCGCGCTCGGCCGACGCCGGCGAGCCCCGGCCAGGAAAGGCCGATCCCCTTTCCCTGTACGTTCCAAGGAAGAAGACGATGGACCAATCTGCAAATTCCAGAACAGCAGGGGGGTAAGTGAAGGGTTTGTGACTCTTGTGAATAGTGCTGAAAGGGCATATGTGCTGATGTGTAGGCACGTTTGTTTCAGGGACCTGGGTGAAAGTTTGTTGTTCCCATTTTCGGTTTTATATCTCAGATTTTGTGCTGAAGTttga